One genomic window of Desulfuromonas sp. AOP6 includes the following:
- a CDS encoding tetrathionate reductase family octaheme c-type cytochrome gives MRQLKRILALFLILGLWGGAALAANPHTEYVQGEFKTGPDVTRVCLDCHEQQAEDFMKTSHWTWALEQEIDGKKVAAGKRNVLNNYCTQIKSNETSCNRCHAGYGFEDDSFDFSDKTRVDCLVCHDTTGTYVKGDAGWPAEGLNLLRIAQNVGAPVRDNCGACHFYGGGGDAVKHGDLDSSMSYPESKTDIHMGLDGQDFSCQSCHVTKNHVIPGNSLGVSPGAASQLRCEDCHAGAVHQESRLNDHAANIACQTCHIPYYAKEIPTKIWWDWSTAGDDSRDIIKDKYGLPLYVKKKGDMKYGKMVQPEYAWFETGEAINHVRGQKIKDPNKVLMVAGPTSTIKDKKARIYPFKVMGGKQAFDPVNKTLLAVHQIGDDGYWTTFDWKRSAEIGMKAAGLPFSGEVDFIETRMYWRLNHMVSPASEALNCLDCHGDNGRLNWKALGYKGDPMVNPKWARSK, from the coding sequence ATGCGACAGTTGAAAAGGATTTTGGCGTTATTTTTGATTCTGGGTTTATGGGGAGGAGCAGCCCTGGCCGCCAATCCTCACACCGAATATGTTCAAGGGGAATTCAAAACAGGGCCAGATGTCACCAGGGTCTGCCTGGACTGCCATGAGCAGCAGGCCGAAGACTTCATGAAGACCAGTCACTGGACCTGGGCCCTCGAACAGGAGATTGACGGGAAAAAAGTAGCCGCCGGCAAGCGCAATGTGCTCAATAACTACTGCACCCAGATTAAAAGTAACGAGACTTCGTGCAACCGTTGCCATGCCGGTTACGGTTTCGAGGACGACAGTTTCGATTTCAGCGATAAGACCAGGGTGGACTGTCTGGTCTGCCACGACACGACAGGCACTTACGTCAAGGGCGATGCCGGCTGGCCCGCCGAAGGCCTTAACCTGCTGCGGATTGCTCAGAATGTCGGCGCACCCGTACGTGACAACTGCGGTGCCTGCCACTTCTACGGCGGCGGTGGTGATGCTGTCAAGCACGGCGACCTCGATTCCTCCATGTCCTATCCTGAAAGCAAGACCGACATCCACATGGGTCTCGACGGCCAGGACTTTTCCTGCCAGTCCTGCCATGTGACCAAAAACCATGTCATCCCTGGTAATTCCCTCGGCGTCTCTCCGGGTGCCGCCAGCCAGCTCCGCTGCGAAGATTGCCACGCCGGTGCTGTCCACCAGGAAAGCCGTCTCAACGATCACGCGGCCAACATCGCCTGTCAGACCTGCCACATTCCGTATTATGCCAAAGAGATTCCGACCAAAATCTGGTGGGACTGGTCGACCGCCGGCGATGACAGCCGTGATATCATCAAGGATAAATACGGTCTGCCCCTGTATGTGAAGAAAAAGGGGGACATGAAGTACGGCAAAATGGTTCAACCCGAGTATGCCTGGTTTGAGACGGGCGAGGCCATCAACCATGTACGCGGCCAGAAGATCAAGGATCCGAACAAAGTGCTGATGGTGGCTGGACCGACGTCGACCATCAAGGACAAAAAGGCCCGCATTTATCCCTTCAAGGTGATGGGCGGCAAACAGGCCTTTGACCCTGTCAACAAAACCCTGCTGGCCGTCCATCAGATCGGCGACGATGGTTACTGGACCACCTTCGACTGGAAGCGCTCGGCCGAAATCGGCATGAAGGCGGCAGGACTGCCCTTCAGCGGTGAGGTCGACTTTATCGAGACCCGCATGTACTGGCGTCTCAACCACATGGTCTCTCCGGCCAGCGAAGCCCTCAACTGCCTCGACTGTCATGGAGACAACGGCCGCCTGAACTGGAAAGCGCTGGGCTACAAAGGGGATCCGATGGTCAACCCCAAGTGGGCCCGGAGCAAATAA